One window of Chamaesiphon minutus PCC 6605 genomic DNA carries:
- the carA gene encoding glutamine-hydrolyzing carbamoyl-phosphate synthase small subunit produces MSVSAVLPALLVLADGTTYPGWSFGAMGTTIGEVVFNTGMTGYQEVLTDPSYSGQIVVFTYPELGNTGVNPDDEESHAPHVRGAIARNVCYRPSNWRSTASLPKYLEHHNIPGIYGIDTRALTRKLRSAGAMNGAISTEILDPAELLNLVKSAPSMSGLNLVDNVTTKEVYEWSQPSEAMWEFKPAAAAGDSQPLTVVALDFGVKRNILKRLASYGCRVIVVPANTSAAEILKHDPDGIFLSNGPGDPAAVTEGIATTKELLSADKPIFGICMGHQILGLSLGAETFKLKFGHRGLNQPAGLTQTVEITSQNHGFALTAESLGADIEITHLNLNDRTIAGLQHKTLPCFSVQYHPEASPGPHDADYLFAKFVQQMQEVKSGDRE; encoded by the coding sequence TCAATACCGGGATGACTGGTTATCAGGAAGTACTTACCGATCCCAGCTATAGCGGTCAAATTGTCGTGTTTACTTATCCAGAATTGGGTAATACAGGTGTCAATCCTGACGATGAAGAGTCTCACGCGCCACACGTTCGGGGCGCGATCGCGCGCAATGTCTGCTATCGTCCGAGTAACTGGCGATCGACGGCTTCTTTGCCTAAATACCTCGAACACCACAATATTCCAGGTATCTATGGGATCGACACCCGCGCGCTGACTCGCAAGTTGCGATCGGCTGGAGCTATGAATGGGGCGATTTCGACCGAAATTCTCGATCCGGCGGAACTGCTCAATCTGGTGAAGTCGGCACCGAGTATGAGTGGCTTAAATCTCGTCGATAATGTGACTACCAAAGAGGTGTACGAGTGGTCGCAGCCGAGCGAGGCAATGTGGGAATTCAAACCCGCAGCGGCTGCTGGCGATAGCCAACCATTAACGGTTGTCGCGCTAGATTTTGGCGTGAAGCGAAATATTCTCAAGCGGTTGGCAAGTTATGGTTGTCGGGTCATTGTCGTCCCAGCTAATACCTCCGCCGCCGAAATTCTCAAGCACGATCCCGATGGGATCTTCCTCTCAAATGGCCCTGGCGACCCCGCCGCCGTCACGGAAGGGATTGCTACGACTAAAGAGTTATTGAGTGCTGACAAGCCGATTTTCGGCATCTGTATGGGTCATCAAATTCTCGGTCTATCCCTGGGAGCGGAAACCTTTAAACTCAAATTCGGTCATCGCGGACTCAATCAGCCAGCCGGACTAACCCAAACGGTAGAAATTACCAGCCAAAATCATGGTTTTGCACTGACGGCTGAGTCATTAGGTGCAGATATAGAAATCACGCACCTGAATTTAAACGATCGCACCATTGCTGGATTACAACACAAAACGCTGCCCTGCTTCTCAGTGCAGTACCATCCGGAAGCTAGTCCTGGCCCTCACGATGCTGACTATCTGTTTGCCAAATTCGTCCAGCAGATGCAGGAAGTTAAATCAGGAGATAGAGAGTAG